The following proteins are encoded in a genomic region of candidate division KSB1 bacterium:
- a CDS encoding peptidylprolyl isomerase: MHYHFSKYGFPLFLLSLFILFWSCEPQKEDLSEQELANKHKAVLLNPDHEFWQETAPELFKVKVETTKGDFVIEAHRNWAPIGVDRFYNLVRSGFFDDSRFYRVRVGFIAQFGLPGNPEITKAWEKRTMPDDSVKQSNIRGTIAYAMTGPDTRTTQLYINYGDNSRLDEQGFAPIGRVIEGMAVVDSLYSGYDESAGGGMRGGKQGKILEFGNAHLDKEFPKLDRLEKAYILL, from the coding sequence ATGCATTACCATTTTTCCAAATACGGTTTTCCGCTTTTTCTTCTTTCTTTATTTATCCTATTTTGGAGTTGTGAACCGCAAAAGGAAGATCTAAGTGAACAAGAGTTAGCTAACAAACACAAGGCTGTCTTGCTGAATCCCGACCATGAATTCTGGCAAGAAACTGCGCCAGAACTTTTCAAAGTAAAAGTTGAAACTACAAAAGGGGATTTTGTCATTGAAGCTCATCGAAATTGGGCGCCCATTGGAGTAGACCGGTTTTATAATCTTGTGCGATCCGGTTTTTTTGACGATTCCCGGTTTTACCGGGTGAGGGTGGGTTTCATCGCGCAATTTGGCCTGCCGGGCAATCCGGAAATAACCAAAGCCTGGGAAAAGCGAACCATGCCGGATGATTCTGTTAAACAGAGTAATATTAGAGGAACTATTGCCTATGCCATGACCGGCCCGGACACAAGGACTACCCAACTGTATATCAACTATGGCGATAATTCAAGATTGGATGAGCAAGGATTCGCCCCGATTGGTCGTGTAATTGAAGGGATGGCTGTTGTGGATAGCCTATATTCAGGTTATGATGAAAGCGCCGGCGGGGGTATGCGTGGGGGAAAACAAGGCAAGATCTTGGAATTCGGCAATGCCCACCTTGATAAAGAATTTCCCAAACTTGATCGCCTGGAAAAGGCATATATTTTATTATAA
- a CDS encoding DUF433 domain-containing protein: MKKPYIEKRKEGYWIVGSRVSLDSVVYAFLEGQSAESIAQAFPVLSLEQVYGAIAYYLANKKNIDAYLKNQRADYEAKLKTAQQADPGFYLKLADARRKRKAELI, encoded by the coding sequence ATGAAAAAACCATACATAGAAAAACGGAAAGAAGGTTATTGGATTGTAGGAAGTAGAGTTTCTCTTGATTCTGTGGTTTATGCTTTCCTGGAGGGGCAATCCGCTGAAAGTATTGCTCAGGCTTTTCCTGTGCTCTCCCTTGAGCAGGTTTACGGCGCCATTGCCTATTACCTGGCCAACAAAAAGAACATTGACGCATACCTCAAAAATCAACGGGCTGATTATGAAGCTAAACTTAAAACTGCTCAGCAAGCAGATCCCGGTTTTTACCTCAAACTGGCTGATGCCAGACGAAAACGAAAAGCAGAACTGATTTGA
- a CDS encoding tail fiber domain-containing protein yields the protein MAPGRNMFILVNGQDRLNIDTFGNVGIGTPTPGSKLVVVSPDDNGSTEVVKAISNNGNQSTSLTFTGLRSNIGAGLGFSTNGSTSFSLSIDTFGNVGIGTISPQDKLQVEGNIAFPNQNETANFHIGRWVGSTTPASTNRIIFGGAGENSLTFHTHRAGVSNQDAMHIDGVGNVGIGTPNPNFPLEMGSGAHVTTGGVWTNASSREYKENIRDLTIEEAMTALRELQPTRFNYKVDKEEEYVGFIAEDVPELLASKDRKGLSPMDIVAVLTKVVQEQQKKIEALEARLNAGQ from the coding sequence ATGGCTCCCGGCAGAAATATGTTTATTCTTGTGAACGGGCAGGATAGGCTCAATATTGATACCTTTGGCAACGTCGGCATCGGCACGCCGACTCCGGGAAGTAAACTTGTTGTGGTAAGTCCAGATGACAATGGCTCTACAGAGGTTGTCAAAGCAATCTCTAATAATGGAAATCAATCTACATCCCTTACTTTTACTGGTTTAAGGTCAAATATTGGTGCTGGTTTAGGATTTTCTACAAACGGATCAACATCTTTTTCCCTTTCTATTGATACCTTTGGCAACGTCGGCATCGGCACGATTAGTCCCCAGGATAAGTTGCAAGTAGAAGGAAACATAGCATTTCCAAATCAGAACGAGACCGCCAACTTTCACATTGGCAGGTGGGTAGGTTCGACCACCCCCGCTTCAACCAACAGGATCATCTTTGGTGGTGCCGGGGAGAACTCCCTGACCTTCCACACGCACCGGGCGGGAGTATCCAATCAGGATGCCATGCATATCGATGGTGTGGGCAACGTCGGCATCGGGACGCCGAACCCGAATTTCCCGTTGGAGATGGGCAGCGGCGCCCATGTGACAACCGGCGGCGTCTGGACCAATGCTTCTTCGCGGGAATACAAGGAAAACATACGGGACCTGACCATCGAAGAGGCCATGACCGCTCTGCGTGAGCTACAGCCGACGAGATTCAACTATAAAGTCGATAAAGAGGAAGAGTATGTGGGATTCATCGCCGAGGACGTACCCGAGTTGCTGGCGAGCAAGGATCGAAAAGGGCTCAGTCCGATGGATATCGTAGCAGTGCTCACAAAGGTGGTTCAGGAACAACAGAAGAAGATAGAGGCGCTGGAGGCCAGGCTCAACGCTGGGCAATAG
- a CDS encoding tetratricopeptide repeat protein, producing MSGYQKKNPPPEAHLHLAYGLEKNGQIQDAERELLAAIRLRPNYLKGYRWLTEFHKRQGKYQDAHASYQKLLELDASQAKDPDLLFNLAFSHQKLGDRTEADPLLQGTPPGRPNTRPGKL from the coding sequence GTGTCCGGATACCAAAAGAAGAACCCACCGCCTGAGGCGCATTTACATCTAGCGTATGGTCTGGAGAAAAATGGACAAATCCAAGATGCGGAAAGAGAATTACTCGCTGCCATTCGTCTCCGTCCTAACTATCTGAAAGGCTACAGGTGGCTCACCGAGTTCCACAAAAGGCAGGGAAAGTACCAAGATGCACACGCGAGCTATCAGAAACTTCTCGAATTAGATGCGTCACAGGCCAAGGATCCTGATCTTTTGTTCAATTTGGCGTTCTCACATCAAAAGCTTGGCGACAGGACGGAGGCCGATCCGCTACTACAAGGAACTCCTCCAGGTCGCCCCAACACACGTCCAGGGAAACTTTAA
- a CDS encoding NAD-dependent epimerase/dehydratase family protein codes for MKCLVTGGTGFIGSNLVLHLIQAGWEVAITGHDAEQQLPGFSGKYLQPSLIGIDWNEIGALDVLFHQAAINDTRLMDRKEMLRANLESSEKLFSYAVEKGCKRIVYASTTAIYGRLPAPYKEEGPFDLNTPYAESKKMLDDFAMVFADQHPGVTIVGLRYCNVYGPRENHKGKRATMIYHLAQQMRNGNPKLFKYGEQKRDYIYIQDVVRANMLAAKARESCVVNCGYGEAVMFNKLIDMLNEILGTNRIAEYFDNPYKDTYQDYTECDMTLAKEKLSFIPKIDIRSGIKDYFESGFLV; via the coding sequence ATGAAATGTTTGGTGACAGGCGGCACCGGTTTTATCGGATCGAATTTAGTCCTTCATCTTATACAGGCAGGTTGGGAGGTTGCGATTACCGGCCATGATGCCGAACAGCAGTTGCCGGGGTTTTCCGGTAAGTATTTACAGCCCAGTTTAATTGGTATTGATTGGAATGAAATCGGTGCACTTGATGTATTGTTCCACCAGGCAGCCATCAACGATACGAGGTTAATGGATCGAAAAGAAATGCTGCGCGCCAATCTTGAATCCTCCGAAAAGCTGTTTTCATATGCCGTGGAAAAAGGGTGTAAACGTATCGTTTATGCTTCGACCACAGCAATTTATGGTCGATTGCCGGCGCCTTACAAAGAAGAAGGGCCGTTCGATCTAAACACACCGTATGCGGAGTCCAAAAAGATGTTGGATGATTTTGCTATGGTATTTGCGGATCAGCACCCCGGTGTAACCATTGTCGGACTTCGATATTGCAATGTGTATGGACCGCGGGAGAATCATAAAGGTAAACGTGCAACTATGATTTATCACCTTGCACAACAGATGCGGAATGGCAATCCCAAGCTCTTCAAGTACGGAGAACAAAAACGCGATTACATTTATATCCAGGATGTGGTTCGGGCAAATATGCTTGCGGCAAAAGCTCGTGAAAGTTGTGTTGTGAATTGCGGCTATGGCGAGGCTGTTATGTTCAATAAGCTGATTGATATGCTAAATGAGATATTGGGGACCAACAGAATAGCCGAATATTTTGACAATCCATACAAGGACACCTACCAGGATTATACGGAGTGTGATATGACCCTCGCAAAGGAAAAGCTAAGCTTTATACCCAAAATTGATATCCGATCCGGAATTAAAGATTATTTTGAAAGTGGGTTCCTGGTTTAA
- a CDS encoding tetratricopeptide repeat protein, producing MLYKKVLELDSDYTEAIFHLATLYWKLGNETEARRHDQLYLQ from the coding sequence GTGCTTTACAAAAAAGTGCTTGAACTCGACTCAGACTACACGGAAGCGATATTCCATCTGGCCACCCTATATTGGAAGCTGGGAAACGAAACTGAAGCACGACGCCACGACCAGCTCTACCTGCAGTAA
- a CDS encoding carbohydrate kinase, whose translation MCYKILCIGEILFDIYPDTRHLGGAPFNFSYHMHQLRNEVAFVSRIGDDENGKEILRILKECDYPIGFIQIDKDHPTGNVMVELDAKAVPTFTITPNVAYDFIEYDDGVQKLLDNVDLFYFGTLALRCPVSQKTIQNILNNRLPTTKVFYDINLRQNFYTETILRESLQQSDIVKLNNNEFKFLKELLNLSHSEVEAANSILQKFELSVLCITKGEKGNVLYTEDEKLDLKLSAAYQKNSIDTVGAGDAFAAILAFGILKKWDFSTILKRATDFAVDICEIPGAIPRDSEFYQKYKDEWNL comes from the coding sequence ATGTGTTACAAAATTTTATGTATCGGTGAAATTCTCTTTGATATCTATCCGGATACCAGGCATCTTGGCGGCGCCCCTTTTAATTTTTCATATCACATGCATCAATTGAGGAATGAAGTTGCATTTGTCAGCAGAATAGGAGACGATGAGAATGGCAAAGAAATTCTCAGGATCCTGAAAGAATGCGATTATCCGATTGGTTTCATTCAAATAGATAAAGACCATCCTACCGGCAATGTGATGGTTGAGCTGGATGCAAAAGCAGTCCCGACGTTTACAATTACTCCCAATGTGGCATACGATTTTATTGAATATGATGATGGCGTTCAAAAACTTCTCGACAATGTTGACCTGTTCTATTTTGGAACCCTGGCGTTAAGATGTCCGGTTTCCCAAAAGACGATTCAAAATATTTTAAATAATCGTTTACCAACGACAAAAGTCTTTTATGATATCAATCTTAGGCAAAATTTTTATACCGAGACAATCCTTCGTGAATCACTACAGCAGAGCGACATAGTAAAACTCAATAATAATGAATTCAAATTTCTGAAAGAATTATTGAATCTTTCACATTCTGAAGTTGAGGCAGCTAACTCTATTTTACAAAAATTTGAACTATCAGTCTTATGCATCACGAAGGGTGAAAAAGGCAATGTTCTTTATACTGAAGATGAAAAACTGGATTTAAAACTGTCAGCTGCATACCAGAAAAATAGTATCGATACTGTTGGCGCCGGAGATGCTTTTGCGGCCATCCTGGCTTTTGGTATTTTAAAAAAGTGGGATTTTTCTACAATCCTGAAAAGAGCAACTGATTTCGCCGTAGATATTTGTGAGATTCCCGGAGCCATTCCAAGAGATTCCGAATTTTATCAAAAATATAAAGATGAATGGAACCTTTAA
- a CDS encoding metallophosphoesterase, whose protein sequence is MKKLLDNLAKCSRLYHSFNSHLPYCLIFIYCLTFVLTFLISTNANANANASASVDVGSLKINRPNNSSLTKEESPAPAQSEILLFTFVQVSDTHISDNWHGPENKYNNALNDFVNTINSQTNHPKPGFVIFTGDNIEGALRTITEGCGNDKKVAGTTAEAFQDFKSIADGLQAPYYLLTHNHDTMSHREHWYDENSSRSSKCEWGKIEHDNGAGYIEVFGSEPYNGTTGDKFNYYWTQGSFLFVVQGVKHGGNPDNNWLNDVLKTNKDKKVFYFTHANAIYSRDDKGPNSNLGCECSSCSTFYLKKNGTLINTLKTHGNVLISFAGHDHMTSAGQHKNGERFLSSSDHLTFDSPDDMIYTTVAANFEGGVYKYVEVYSDRVKVRTESIGGKYPAPNWRSLCDSMHSSKNVASGLPQEQNFTLSFEPVDITNAVPTATVTVDNPSPVKTGNIQVTLTTSKLVTTLPSLLVFNESDSSTTTVNLNGSVPGTVFTGILVIDQSVADGQGYFSLPSNALVDENGKVGNQITSGASVKIAVPPKGPMNVRVKVNNQ, encoded by the coding sequence ATGAAAAAACTTCTTGATAACTTAGCCAAATGTTCAAGATTGTACCATTCTTTTAACAGCCATCTTCCCTATTGCTTAATATTTATATATTGTTTGACTTTTGTCTTAACATTTTTGATAAGTACTAATGCTAATGCTAATGCTAATGCTAGTGCTAGTGTTGATGTAGGGTCTCTGAAAATTAATCGACCAAATAATTCATCATTGACAAAAGAAGAATCTCCAGCTCCGGCTCAGAGTGAGATTCTGCTTTTTACTTTTGTGCAAGTATCAGATACACATATAAGTGATAACTGGCATGGACCAGAAAATAAATACAACAATGCTCTGAATGATTTTGTAAACACGATTAACAGTCAAACCAATCACCCCAAACCTGGATTTGTTATATTTACCGGAGATAATATTGAAGGAGCTTTAAGGACAATTACCGAGGGGTGCGGTAATGATAAAAAAGTAGCAGGAACGACAGCGGAAGCATTTCAGGATTTCAAGAGTATTGCTGATGGTTTACAAGCTCCTTATTATCTTTTAACACACAACCATGATACGATGTCTCACAGGGAACATTGGTATGATGAAAACTCCTCAAGGAGCAGTAAGTGTGAATGGGGCAAAATAGAGCATGACAATGGAGCGGGCTATATTGAAGTTTTCGGTAGCGAACCCTACAACGGAACGACTGGTGATAAGTTTAACTATTACTGGACTCAAGGCAGTTTTCTCTTTGTTGTCCAAGGTGTAAAACATGGTGGAAACCCAGATAATAACTGGTTGAACGATGTACTTAAAACGAACAAAGACAAGAAAGTATTTTATTTTACTCATGCCAATGCCATTTATTCCCGGGACGATAAAGGCCCTAATTCTAACCTTGGATGTGAATGTTCTAGTTGTTCAACTTTTTATTTGAAGAAAAATGGAACATTAATAAATACTCTCAAAACTCATGGCAATGTTTTAATTTCCTTTGCAGGCCACGATCATATGACCTCTGCGGGTCAACATAAGAATGGTGAACGCTTCTTGTCTTCATCTGATCACTTAACATTTGATAGCCCTGATGATATGATCTATACCACTGTGGCAGCAAATTTTGAAGGAGGAGTTTACAAATATGTCGAAGTTTATTCTGACAGAGTCAAGGTGCGCACTGAAAGCATCGGCGGAAAGTACCCCGCTCCAAACTGGCGATCTTTATGTGATAGCATGCATTCATCAAAAAATGTTGCGAGTGGACTTCCCCAGGAACAAAATTTTACATTGAGTTTCGAGCCGGTAGATATAACCAATGCTGTACCAACCGCAACAGTTACAGTTGACAACCCATCACCTGTTAAGACCGGAAACATCCAGGTAACTTTAACAACTTCGAAACTTGTTACAACATTGCCCTCTCTCTTGGTTTTTAATGAAAGCGACAGTTCAACCACAACTGTGAATCTTAACGGATCCGTACCTGGAACGGTGTTTACCGGGATTCTCGTAATTGACCAAAGTGTCGCTGATGGCCAGGGTTATTTCTCATTACCATCTAATGCACTAGTAGACGAGAACGGAAAGGTTGGCAATCAAATAACTTCAGGAGCTTCTGTGAAGATCGCCGTACCGCCCAAAGGTCCCATGAATGTTCGAGTAAAAGTTAATAACCAATGA
- a CDS encoding T9SS type A sorting domain-containing protein, with the protein MKNPFSILFNTALFLICSQHSIAQITVSKSVMSNGGVVVINGEYAMLGTVGQTFVGVTENSTHVNRVGFWYLTDQTVATDVADETNTSLPTEFGLDQNYPNPFNPETEIPFRIPEESDVVLKIFNIRGQLVRALIQADYTPGFHSIRWDGKDNNGMTVSSGVYIYRFQAGEFIHVKKMSLLR; encoded by the coding sequence ATGAAGAACCCATTCTCAATTTTGTTCAACACCGCATTATTTTTAATTTGCAGCCAGCATAGCATCGCCCAAATCACCGTATCCAAAAGTGTAATGAGCAATGGCGGTGTGGTTGTTATCAACGGCGAATATGCCATGCTGGGAACGGTTGGACAAACATTCGTCGGAGTTACTGAGAATTCAACCCATGTAAACCGGGTCGGCTTCTGGTATCTTACCGATCAAACAGTGGCAACAGATGTTGCTGATGAAACAAATACCAGTTTACCAACTGAATTCGGTCTTGACCAAAACTATCCAAACCCCTTCAACCCGGAAACAGAAATTCCATTCCGGATTCCGGAAGAATCCGATGTTGTATTAAAGATATTCAACATTCGCGGCCAGCTTGTGCGTGCACTCATACAAGCTGATTACACGCCTGGATTTCACAGCATTCGCTGGGATGGCAAGGATAACAATGGCATGACTGTTTCGAGTGGTGTGTATATTTATCGATTTCAGGCTGGGGAATTTATTCACGTAAAGAAGATGAGTTTGCTTCGTTGA